The Persephonella sp. IF05-L8 genome contains a region encoding:
- a CDS encoding zinc-binding dehydrogenase, translating to MKAAYYDKHGSYENIKIGDFPVPEIQEDEVLVNIKAFSLNHLDIWVMEGKYPVQIPMPHIFASDGAGIVVKVGKAVKHIKEGDKVIVYPGLSCGVCESCLSGKDNQCRQYHLLGVIENGVSAEYTKVPAINVFKIPEGLSFEEAASIGITYTTMWHSLVSRAGVKPGDTVLIHGGGSGVGTAGIQIAKLYGATVITTVGDDWKVEKAKELGADFVINYKKENFVERVKEITEGKMCNIVIDHIGQETFPNSIEIAKRGGHVVTFGATTGGEPQINLRKIFGKNITIHGVYMGTKGEVAHYLKFFPGKLRPIIDSVFEFENVKDAYKKLLSRQFFGKIVVKV from the coding sequence ATGAAAGCGGCATATTACGATAAACATGGAAGCTACGAAAATATAAAAATAGGAGATTTCCCAGTTCCTGAAATTCAGGAAGATGAAGTTCTTGTTAACATAAAGGCTTTTTCTTTGAACCATCTTGATATATGGGTTATGGAAGGTAAATATCCAGTTCAGATACCTATGCCACATATTTTTGCCTCAGATGGAGCAGGTATTGTAGTTAAGGTAGGAAAGGCAGTAAAACATATAAAAGAAGGAGATAAGGTCATTGTTTATCCAGGTCTTTCCTGTGGGGTGTGTGAAAGCTGTCTGTCAGGAAAGGATAATCAATGCAGACAATACCATCTTCTTGGGGTAATAGAAAATGGAGTTTCTGCAGAATACACAAAGGTTCCTGCAATTAATGTATTCAAAATTCCTGAAGGACTTTCCTTTGAGGAAGCAGCATCAATAGGTATAACATACACAACAATGTGGCATTCTCTTGTATCAAGAGCTGGAGTAAAACCGGGGGATACCGTTCTTATCCACGGTGGTGGCAGTGGTGTTGGAACAGCAGGCATACAGATTGCAAAATTATATGGGGCAACTGTGATAACTACGGTGGGAGATGACTGGAAGGTAGAAAAGGCAAAAGAGCTTGGAGCAGATTTTGTCATAAATTATAAAAAGGAAAATTTTGTTGAAAGGGTAAAAGAAATAACTGAAGGAAAAATGTGTAATATTGTGATAGACCATATTGGACAGGAAACTTTCCCAAATTCTATAGAAATAGCAAAAAGAGGGGGACATGTTGTTACCTTTGGAGCAACAACAGGAGGAGAACCACAGATAAACTTGAGAAAAATATTTGGTAAAAATATAACAATCCATGGCGTCTATATGGGAACAAAAGGAGAGGTTGCACATTATCTTAAATTCTTCCCTGGTAAACTAAGACCGATAATTGATAGTGTTTTTGAGTTTGAAAATGTAAAAGATGCTTATAAAAAGCTCCTAAGCAGACAATTTTTTGGAAAAATAGTGGTAAAAGTATGA
- a CDS encoding metal ABC transporter ATP-binding protein, giving the protein MNEIVEVKNLTVKLGGRTIIENINLTINKGEIVAIVGPNGGGKTTLVRTILGLIEPFKGEVKLLGKSPRQAIKTGKIGYLPQKSEIPQNFPFSALDIVMLGLINSKLPKEEKIKKALQYIEYVGMKGFEYYPYSRLSGGQQQRISIARVLVADPEIIFLDEPSTGIDMVAQESFYDFLQKIREEKGITVVMVSHDVGVVSKFVDKVAGLNRYLHYYGHPKDFFQKHILEKLYGTDVELVIHSPECVACEHFHMEFKEK; this is encoded by the coding sequence ATGAATGAAATAGTAGAAGTCAAAAATTTAACCGTAAAATTAGGCGGCAGAACAATAATAGAAAATATCAATCTTACGATTAATAAAGGGGAAATTGTTGCTATTGTAGGCCCTAACGGTGGTGGTAAAACCACACTGGTAAGGACTATACTGGGACTTATAGAACCATTTAAAGGAGAAGTAAAATTACTTGGAAAATCTCCCAGACAGGCTATTAAAACAGGTAAAATTGGTTATCTTCCTCAAAAATCTGAGATACCTCAGAACTTTCCATTCTCAGCGCTTGATATAGTAATGCTTGGGCTTATTAATTCAAAACTGCCTAAAGAAGAAAAGATTAAGAAAGCTTTGCAATATATAGAATATGTAGGAATGAAAGGATTTGAGTATTATCCTTATAGTAGATTATCTGGCGGGCAACAGCAAAGGATATCAATAGCACGGGTTCTTGTTGCAGACCCAGAAATAATATTTCTGGATGAGCCTTCAACAGGAATTGATATGGTTGCACAGGAAAGCTTTTATGATTTCTTACAAAAAATAAGAGAAGAAAAAGGTATAACAGTTGTAATGGTATCCCATGACGTTGGAGTGGTCAGTAAATTTGTGGACAAAGTCGCCGGTTTAAACAGATATCTACATTATTACGGACATCCTAAAGATTTCTTCCAGAAACATATACTTGAAAAACTTTATGGAACAGATGTTGAGCTTGTTATTCACTCCCCTGAATGTGTAGCCTGTGAACACTTCCATATGGAGTTTAAGGAGAAATAA
- a CDS encoding metal ABC transporter permease, with translation MIDILSIPFMQNALIGGILLAILLSVLSLFIYMKNWSFINVGISHATFGGLAAGFYMGISPTFVGIIFAVLTGLFIGYISRKGNIHEDVSIGILFSMSMALGVILITLTPNYNSDLFTFLFGNILTISRQDIIYLLLFSIFALGFIGIFFQKLMFCCYNEEIAYTSGINTAFYYYSLILIIAIATVLSVKLVGVILASAMMILPAAFANQIFWHYKKIIIFSILISIFMVIAGIFISFEANLPSGATIVFIYSVSFGLIIALKKLIKG, from the coding sequence ATGATAGATATACTTAGTATTCCTTTTATGCAGAATGCTTTAATAGGAGGTATCCTTCTGGCTATTCTGTTATCCGTTTTATCCCTCTTTATTTATATGAAAAACTGGTCTTTCATTAATGTGGGTATTTCCCATGCAACATTTGGTGGTTTAGCCGCCGGTTTTTATATGGGAATATCCCCAACATTTGTTGGAATTATATTTGCCGTTTTAACAGGATTATTTATTGGATATATCAGTAGAAAAGGAAATATACATGAAGATGTTTCAATAGGAATTTTATTTTCTATGTCCATGGCTCTTGGCGTTATTTTAATAACATTAACACCTAATTACAATTCAGATTTATTTACATTCTTGTTTGGTAATATTCTTACAATAAGCAGACAGGATATTATTTATTTACTACTATTTAGCATCTTTGCCTTGGGCTTTATAGGAATATTTTTCCAGAAATTAATGTTTTGTTGCTATAACGAAGAAATAGCCTATACCAGCGGAATAAATACGGCATTTTATTACTACAGTCTTATTCTAATCATAGCTATTGCAACAGTTTTATCTGTAAAACTGGTCGGTGTTATTCTGGCATCTGCAATGATGATTTTGCCTGCAGCTTTTGCAAACCAGATATTCTGGCATTACAAAAAGATAATCATTTTTTCAATACTGATAAGCATTTTTATGGTAATTGCAGGAATTTTTATATCATTTGAGGCCAATCTCCCTTCAGGAGCAACAATTGTTTTTATATACTCTGTTTCCTTTGGATTAATAATAGCATTAAAAAAATTGATTAAAGGATAA
- a CDS encoding RsmE family RNA methyltransferase — MGYPRFIGSVEDDRFFITDEEFHHAKVRRVKEGFKIEINDLQGNVYLGQIEKIGKKSIEGIILEKIPQQEPHLNIQLFLAMPNKLSKIDELIEPITELGVAELIPVISKNTAVKQSDIIKKISKWEKISLNSIKQCKRLFPIKIHQPVYPHQIQTDAKIKIVFYEKEENRTMKEFLNKKTNSVAIYIGSEGGITIEEIKILSKKGFVSVSLGELILKMETAVISAICQTNFVFNL; from the coding sequence ATGGGATACCCAAGATTTATAGGAAGTGTAGAAGATGACAGATTTTTCATTACAGATGAAGAATTCCATCATGCAAAAGTCAGGCGTGTAAAAGAAGGATTTAAAATAGAGATAAACGACCTGCAAGGAAATGTATATTTAGGACAGATTGAAAAAATAGGAAAAAAATCAATTGAAGGAATAATACTTGAAAAAATTCCCCAGCAGGAACCACACTTAAATATTCAGCTATTTCTGGCAATGCCAAACAAACTATCAAAGATAGATGAACTTATAGAACCGATTACGGAACTTGGGGTGGCTGAGCTGATACCTGTAATATCAAAAAATACTGCTGTAAAGCAATCAGATATTATAAAGAAAATCTCTAAATGGGAAAAAATATCTCTTAACTCAATAAAACAATGCAAAAGACTATTCCCTATAAAAATTCATCAACCTGTGTATCCCCATCAGATACAGACAGATGCCAAGATAAAAATAGTTTTTTATGAAAAAGAAGAAAATAGAACTATGAAAGAGTTTTTAAATAAAAAAACAAATTCGGTAGCCATTTATATAGGGTCAGAAGGAGGTATTACCATAGAAGAAATAAAAATCCTCTCAAAAAAAGGTTTTGTGAGTGTATCCCTTGGAGAACTTATATTAAAGATGGAAACAGCCGTTATATCAGCAATATGCCAGACAAATTTTGTTTTTAATTTATAG
- the hemB gene encoding porphobilinogen synthase, with translation MGFPIHRPRRLRRNENIRRLVRETYLSIDDLIYPLFIEEGTNIKKEIPSMPGIYRWSLDRINEELEEVAKLDIPAVLLFGIPAHKDEVGSDTWNEEGIIQKAIRHIKENFPQLYVITDVCFCEYTEHGHCGVLHDHDVDNDITLENTKKQVVSHAQAGADMVAPSGMMDGVVKAIREALDGAGFTNIPIMAYSAKYASAYYGPFRDAAESAPAFGDRRTYQMDPANRREALKEVSLDIEEGADIVMVKPALAYLDIISDLKQNFKVPVAAYNVSGEYSMVKAAGKLGWIDENKVMLETLTSIKRAGADIIITYHAKEVAKLLRG, from the coding sequence ATGGGCTTTCCCATTCATAGACCAAGAAGACTTAGAAGAAATGAAAATATAAGAAGACTTGTGAGAGAAACTTATCTCTCCATAGATGACCTTATATATCCACTTTTTATTGAAGAAGGCACAAATATCAAAAAAGAAATCCCATCTATGCCTGGAATTTATAGATGGTCTTTGGACAGAATAAATGAAGAACTTGAAGAAGTGGCAAAATTAGATATTCCAGCTGTTTTATTATTCGGTATCCCAGCACACAAAGATGAAGTCGGTAGCGACACATGGAACGAGGAAGGAATTATACAAAAAGCAATAAGACATATAAAAGAGAACTTCCCCCAGCTTTATGTGATAACAGATGTCTGTTTCTGTGAATATACAGAGCACGGACATTGTGGTGTATTGCATGACCATGATGTAGATAATGATATAACCCTTGAGAATACAAAGAAACAGGTTGTCTCACATGCACAGGCAGGAGCTGATATGGTAGCACCATCAGGAATGATGGATGGTGTTGTTAAAGCAATTAGAGAAGCCTTAGACGGAGCTGGCTTCACAAACATTCCTATAATGGCTTATTCAGCAAAATATGCCTCAGCTTATTATGGACCCTTTAGAGACGCAGCAGAAAGCGCTCCTGCCTTCGGAGATAGGAGAACATACCAGATGGACCCTGCAAACCGAAGAGAAGCACTTAAGGAAGTTTCCTTAGATATAGAGGAAGGGGCTGATATTGTAATGGTAAAGCCTGCTCTTGCTTATTTGGATATCATCAGCGACTTAAAGCAGAACTTTAAAGTTCCTGTTGCAGCTTATAATGTGAGTGGTGAATACTCCATGGTCAAAGCAGCTGGAAAATTAGGCTGGATTGACGAAAATAAAGTAATGCTTGAAACCCTTACCTCAATAAAAAGAGCAGGTGCTGACATTATAATTACTTACCATGCAAAAGAGGTTGCTAAACTGCTTAGAGGTTAA
- a CDS encoding M23 family metallopeptidase, which translates to MSKDTMLKFYIIGLSLLSLTAFFLAINSSSDIREVRQQLTEKTRQLEEKEKIIKELQAKIEEKNKKIEKLAKENIVLAKKLKQIEEKIKKANKTLRRKGIKIKLPQGGIYISPETGENILAFANTMDKSIEKLLKTMADVPIGVPLYGKITSRFGYRKDPFTRKRAFHTGLDLKARYKQPVFATANGVVEYAGWMKGYGKIVIIRHKYGFKTYYGHLSKIRVKKGQYVKVGSVIGYAGNTGRSTGTHLHYEIRRYGALINPLRLMYLNRTNSF; encoded by the coding sequence ATGAGTAAAGACACGATGTTGAAATTTTATATTATTGGATTATCCCTTCTCTCATTAACGGCTTTCTTTTTAGCTATCAACTCATCATCAGATATAAGAGAAGTAAGACAACAATTAACAGAAAAAACAAGACAATTAGAAGAGAAAGAAAAAATAATAAAAGAACTTCAAGCAAAAATAGAAGAAAAAAACAAAAAAATAGAAAAACTTGCAAAAGAAAATATAGTTCTGGCAAAAAAACTCAAGCAGATTGAAGAAAAAATTAAAAAAGCAAATAAAACCCTCAGAAGAAAAGGTATAAAAATAAAGCTTCCACAGGGTGGTATTTATATATCGCCAGAAACAGGGGAAAACATTTTAGCTTTTGCAAATACAATGGACAAAAGCATAGAGAAACTTTTGAAAACAATGGCTGATGTGCCAATAGGCGTTCCTTTATACGGAAAAATAACATCAAGATTTGGTTATAGAAAAGACCCATTTACACGTAAAAGAGCCTTTCATACAGGTTTAGACCTGAAAGCCAGATATAAACAACCTGTATTTGCTACTGCAAACGGTGTGGTAGAGTATGCAGGCTGGATGAAGGGATATGGAAAGATAGTTATTATTAGACATAAATATGGATTTAAAACTTACTATGGCCACTTATCAAAAATAAGGGTGAAAAAAGGCCAGTATGTTAAAGTGGGAAGTGTCATCGGATATGCAGGTAATACAGGAAGGTCAACAGGAACACATTTGCATTATGAAATTAGAAGATACGGAGCTTTAATAAATCCCCTTAGACTAATGTATCTTAACAGGACAAACTCATTCTGA
- a CDS encoding 5'-3' exonuclease H3TH domain-containing protein, producing METSKKLVLIDGSSYLYRAFYALPPLTSPKGFPTGAIYGFIRMLSKLMNELNPQYIAVAFDLPGKTFRHEEYKEYKATRKETPDDLKKQIPVLKEILKLWGIKIIEIPGYEADDIIATLAKKGKEKGFEVIVVTPDKDMMQLVEDGIYILNPVTEELFDREKVKKKYGVYPEQFVDYLAIIGDTVDNIIGVHGVGPKTAQKLLEEFGNIENILKNLDKLKPRIQEAFNEAKDRLEQNRFLVKLKSDINLEIDIEDLKKGKADLIALKNKFEELGFKSLLKEINRTKIVEKVGEQKSLF from the coding sequence ATGGAAACCTCAAAAAAACTTGTCTTAATAGACGGTTCTTCGTATCTATATCGGGCATTTTACGCCCTTCCTCCATTGACAAGCCCTAAAGGTTTCCCTACAGGAGCCATTTATGGCTTTATCAGAATGCTTTCAAAACTTATGAATGAACTTAACCCACAATACATAGCTGTTGCCTTTGATTTACCTGGAAAGACATTTAGACATGAAGAATACAAAGAATATAAAGCAACCCGAAAAGAAACTCCCGATGACCTGAAAAAACAAATTCCTGTATTAAAAGAAATCCTGAAACTATGGGGGATTAAAATCATAGAAATTCCCGGATATGAGGCTGATGATATTATTGCAACCCTTGCAAAAAAAGGAAAAGAAAAAGGGTTTGAAGTAATTGTAGTAACTCCAGATAAAGATATGATGCAACTTGTAGAAGATGGTATTTATATTTTAAATCCAGTGACAGAAGAATTATTTGACAGAGAAAAAGTAAAGAAAAAATACGGAGTTTATCCGGAACAGTTTGTTGATTATCTGGCAATAATTGGGGACACAGTAGATAATATTATTGGAGTTCACGGGGTAGGACCTAAAACAGCCCAGAAATTACTTGAAGAGTTCGGAAATATTGAAAATATACTAAAAAATCTGGATAAATTAAAACCCAGAATTCAGGAAGCTTTTAACGAAGCAAAAGACAGACTTGAACAAAACAGATTTTTAGTTAAATTAAAGTCTGATATAAATTTAGAAATTGATATTGAAGACCTGAAGAAAGGAAAAGCTGACTTAATAGCTTTGAAAAACAAATTTGAAGAATTAGGATTTAAATCATTATTAAAGGAGATAAATAGGACGAAAATAGTAGAAAAGGTAGGGGAACAAAAAAGCTTATTTTAA
- the nth gene encoding endonuclease III: MKKITEEEIIKRLKKHFPEPWIDLKFENPFQLLVATILAAQATDKKVNEVTETFFKKYPDPKSIADAPLKQIEEDIKQINFYKRKAKLLKECCTVLVKKFNGIVPDTLEDLVKLPGVGRKTASVILVNAFNKPAIVVDTHVKRVSQRLGLTQSNNPDKIEKDLANFFSKENWVYISKALVLFGRYICKAKKPECKKCYLVDICPYENKNL; this comes from the coding sequence ATGAAAAAAATAACTGAAGAAGAGATTATAAAAAGACTTAAGAAACACTTTCCTGAGCCATGGATTGATTTAAAATTTGAAAATCCATTTCAATTGCTTGTGGCAACCATTCTCGCTGCACAAGCAACAGACAAAAAAGTAAACGAAGTTACAGAAACATTTTTCAAAAAATACCCAGACCCTAAATCAATAGCAGATGCCCCCCTAAAACAGATAGAAGAAGATATCAAACAGATAAACTTCTATAAACGAAAAGCCAAACTTCTTAAAGAGTGCTGCACTGTGCTGGTTAAAAAGTTTAATGGCATAGTTCCAGACACACTGGAAGATTTAGTTAAACTTCCTGGAGTTGGTAGAAAAACAGCAAGTGTCATTCTTGTTAATGCATTCAACAAGCCAGCAATAGTAGTTGATACCCACGTTAAAAGAGTGAGCCAAAGGCTTGGTTTAACCCAATCCAACAATCCAGACAAGATAGAAAAAGACCTTGCCAATTTCTTTTCAAAAGAAAACTGGGTATATATTTCAAAAGCCCTTGTTCTTTTTGGAAGATACATTTGTAAAGCTAAAAAACCTGAGTGTAAAAAGTGTTATTTGGTTGATATCTGTCCGTATGAGAATAAAAATCTCTGA
- a CDS encoding bifunctional oligoribonuclease/PAP phosphatase NrnA codes for MRIKISEVAKMEKVVPAIERLKREEGEILLVTHHNPDGDGIGSMLALYQFLKKQGKNVRMAMKDDLPQVYDFLPYADKIEKLPINHKFNLAVILDAAGMYRADAPVYADEYLRIDHHIGGVFESVNDYVDPYAPSTTTVVGRLLKAWDENLIDKDIATCLYTGLITDTGSFKHNIVNEEAFDFAKYLVEKGVDPSYVSSMVFERNKPQTLQLLNKVLSTLKMYEGGKIAALTVRQQFLQETGTSEEDTEGFVNFARGIDGVEVAFIMIEKPDHQTWRISIRGKGNVNVQKVAAKCGGGGHRDAAGCRMKGSEEEVREKLIKAIKEEMEIQKETVKIN; via the coding sequence ATGAGAATAAAAATCTCTGAGGTGGCAAAAATGGAAAAAGTGGTTCCAGCGATTGAAAGACTAAAAAGAGAAGAAGGGGAAATCTTACTGGTCACCCATCATAATCCCGATGGAGACGGTATAGGTAGCATGCTTGCTTTATACCAATTCCTAAAAAAACAGGGAAAAAACGTTAGAATGGCAATGAAAGATGACCTTCCTCAAGTATACGATTTTTTACCTTACGCAGATAAAATAGAAAAACTTCCTATAAACCACAAATTTAATCTTGCAGTTATCTTGGATGCAGCAGGAATGTATAGAGCTGATGCTCCTGTTTATGCAGACGAATATCTACGAATAGACCACCATATTGGTGGAGTATTTGAAAGTGTAAATGATTACGTAGACCCTTACGCCCCTTCTACAACAACTGTAGTAGGAAGGCTTCTCAAGGCATGGGATGAAAACCTAATTGACAAAGATATTGCAACCTGCCTGTATACTGGACTTATTACCGATACAGGTTCATTTAAGCATAACATAGTAAATGAGGAGGCTTTTGATTTTGCAAAATATCTGGTAGAAAAAGGAGTAGACCCTTCTTACGTTTCTTCAATGGTATTTGAAAGGAACAAGCCCCAAACTCTTCAACTTCTAAACAAGGTTCTTTCCACCTTAAAAATGTATGAAGGCGGTAAAATAGCAGCTCTTACTGTAAGACAGCAATTTCTTCAAGAAACAGGAACTTCTGAGGAGGATACAGAAGGATTTGTAAACTTTGCCAGAGGTATTGACGGAGTTGAGGTCGCTTTTATAATGATAGAAAAACCAGACCATCAGACATGGAGAATTTCCATTAGAGGAAAAGGAAATGTAAATGTTCAAAAAGTGGCTGCAAAATGCGGTGGTGGTGGTCATAGAGATGCGGCAGGATGTAGAATGAAAGGTTCAGAAGAAGAAGTGAGAGAAAAACTAATAAAAGCCATAAAAGAAGAAATGGAAATACAAA